A window from Fragaria vesca subsp. vesca linkage group LG5, FraVesHawaii_1.0, whole genome shotgun sequence encodes these proteins:
- the LOC101294560 gene encoding 1-aminocyclopropane-1-carboxylate oxidase-like, with protein MAEGLKLPIIDLSSPDRNSSASSIRQACIDCGFFYLVNHGVEEELLGQVFDQSSKFFSLPLKDKSKLTRKHHRGYTALFAENLDPTSSSKGDSKESFYIGPLEDATQDKLNQWPSEDILPSWRPTMETYYKKVLSAGKRLVSLISLALNLDEDFFEKVGGLNKHTAFLRLLHYPGERGSSDEEVLGASAHSDYGMVTLLISNGVPGLQVCRDKFKQPRVWEDVPHIDRAFIVNIGDMMERWTNCLFQSTVHRVIPAGQERYSMAFFLDPNEDSVVECLTSCCNESLPPRFPPIRSGDYLKERLRLTYGS; from the exons ATGGCAGAAGGTCTGAAGCTGCCTATCATAGACTTGTCCTCACCGGATCGGAACTCCTCCGCCAGTTCAATCCGTCAG GCTTGCATAGATTGTGGTTTCTTTTACTTGGTGAATCATGGTGTTGAGGAAGAGTTACTGGGCCAAGTGTTTGATCAGAGCAGCAAGTTTTTTTCACTTCCTTTGAAAGATAAGTCCAAATTGACGCGCAAACATCACAGAGGCTACACAGCGCTCTTTGCTGAGAATCTTGACCCCACTTCCAGCTCCAAAG GTGATTCAAAAGAGAGTTTTTACATTGGCCCTTTAGAAGACGCAACTCAAGATAAGTTGAATCAATGGCCTTCAGAAG ATATCCTTCCATCCTGGAGACCTACAATGGAAACTTACTATAAAAAAGTTCT TTCTGCTGGGAAAAGATTAGTATCTCTGATTTCCCTGGCTTTGAACCTGGATGAGGACTTTTTTGAGAAAGTGGGGGGTCTGAATAAACACACGGCATTTCTTCGCCTTTTGCACTATCCAG GTGAACGGGGATCATCTGATGAAGAAGTACTTGGTGCTTCTGCTCATTCAGATTATGGGATGGTCACACTCCTCATATCCAATGGTGTCCCAGGACTTCAG GTTTGTAGGGATAAATTTAAGCAACCACGGGTTTGGGAAGATGTTCCTCACATAGATAG AGCATTCATTGTTAACATTGGGGATATGATGGAGAGGTGGACTAATTGTTTGTTCCA GTCAACGGTGCACAGAGTTATACCAGCAGGACAAGAACGCTACTCT ATGGCTTTCTTTTTAGACCCCAATGAAGACTCTGTGGTAGAATGCCTCACAAGTTGTTGCAATGAATCATTGCCGCCAAG ATTTCCTCCCATCCGCAGCGGGGACTACCTGAAAGAGCGGCTGAGGCTTACTTATGGCTCATAA